Proteins encoded together in one Terriglobus sp. TAA 43 window:
- a CDS encoding phosphatidate cytidylyltransferase gives MKRILTATVLIALVFGLIFWGNQLALIIVSALAALLAAYEYVALTRAGDEVVPAWWLLPAVALLFVVTYWRPLDSPLPVLSALGLSLLTIVAFREAKSGHLDRVLPIAAAGFFGLIYIAYPLTLLPQIEAKENGPTLLIFLMLVVWTGDIAALYIGKAFGKHKLAPALSPNKTQEGALASIAGSVVIAAVLAGVCELFGHRGSTLLHISEPLWQTLLLAALVNVAAQVGDLLESALKRGVGVKDSGAMLPGHGGILDRIDALLVAAPVLWYLLLLKEAAGFGGF, from the coding sequence ATGAAGAGAATCCTTACTGCCACGGTCCTGATCGCCCTTGTGTTTGGGTTGATCTTCTGGGGAAACCAGCTTGCTCTGATTATTGTGTCGGCGTTGGCCGCCCTGCTGGCCGCGTACGAGTACGTAGCCCTGACGCGAGCGGGCGATGAAGTGGTTCCCGCATGGTGGCTCCTCCCCGCCGTGGCTCTGCTGTTCGTGGTGACCTACTGGCGTCCGCTGGATTCGCCGCTGCCAGTATTGAGCGCGCTTGGTCTCAGTTTGCTAACCATCGTCGCCTTTCGCGAAGCAAAGAGCGGTCATTTGGACCGCGTGCTGCCCATCGCCGCGGCAGGCTTCTTCGGCCTCATCTACATCGCGTATCCGTTGACGCTACTGCCGCAGATTGAAGCAAAGGAAAACGGCCCCACGCTTCTCATCTTCCTGATGCTCGTGGTTTGGACCGGCGATATTGCAGCGCTGTACATCGGCAAGGCCTTCGGCAAACACAAACTGGCCCCGGCCCTGAGCCCCAACAAAACGCAGGAAGGCGCACTGGCATCCATCGCAGGTTCGGTCGTCATCGCTGCTGTGTTGGCGGGGGTATGCGAACTCTTCGGTCACCGTGGCAGCACCTTGTTGCACATCTCCGAACCGCTCTGGCAGACGCTGCTGTTAGCAGCGTTGGTCAATGTGGCGGCCCAGGTGGGCGATCTGCTGGAAAGCGCATTGAAGCGTGGCGTCGGCGTGAAGGATTCCGGCGCAATGCTCCCAGGGCACGGCGGCATTCTCGACCGCATCGACGCGTTGCTCGTAGCTGCGCCCGTGCTCTGGTACCTGCTCCTGCTCAAGGAAGCCGCAGGATTCGGCGGATTCTAA
- a CDS encoding SDR family NAD(P)-dependent oxidoreductase translates to MRERSGLLMFMGISIRDRIAFVTGASAGIGKSTALALAKEGAKLLLCARSTDALNATRDEFLQAGASAVHTLALDVRDRAAVADAIANLPEAWRAVDILVNNAGLARGMDKFYLDDIDNWEEMIDTNTKGLLYVTRAILPGMVERNRGHVVNLGSTAGWTAYAGGSVYCATKAAEKILSEGIRIDLMGTAVRVTSVDPGMVETRFSEVRFGGDKERAAKVYANTTPLSPDDVADAIVWAVTRPAHVNVSSLLLTSIDQANAVTIHRRNP, encoded by the coding sequence ATGCGTGAACGGTCTGGTCTACTGATGTTTATGGGAATCAGCATTCGTGATCGCATTGCATTTGTTACGGGCGCCAGCGCGGGCATTGGGAAATCAACAGCACTGGCATTGGCAAAAGAAGGCGCAAAGCTGTTGCTGTGTGCACGCAGCACCGATGCGTTGAATGCGACGCGTGATGAGTTCTTGCAGGCTGGAGCGTCTGCGGTGCATACGTTAGCTCTGGACGTGCGCGATCGCGCTGCCGTTGCCGATGCGATTGCGAATCTTCCTGAAGCATGGCGCGCGGTTGACATCCTGGTGAATAACGCTGGATTGGCTCGTGGCATGGACAAGTTTTATCTGGACGACATCGACAACTGGGAAGAGATGATCGACACGAACACCAAGGGCTTGCTGTATGTGACGCGCGCGATTCTGCCGGGCATGGTGGAGCGCAATCGCGGGCACGTGGTGAATCTTGGGTCGACGGCTGGATGGACGGCCTATGCGGGTGGCAGCGTGTATTGCGCGACCAAGGCGGCGGAGAAGATTTTGTCAGAGGGCATCCGCATCGACCTGATGGGGACGGCGGTGCGTGTGACCAGCGTTGACCCCGGCATGGTGGAGACACGATTCAGCGAAGTGCGGTTTGGCGGCGATAAAGAGCGCGCAGCCAAGGTGTATGCGAACACCACGCCGCTGTCGCCCGACGACGTGGCGGATGCGATTGTGTGGGCTGTTACGCGGCCTGCGCATGTGAATGTCTCTTCTTTGCTGCTGACGTCCATTGACCAAGCGAATGCCGTGACAATTCACCGTCGGAATCCGTAG
- a CDS encoding 1-deoxy-D-xylulose-5-phosphate reductoisomerase has protein sequence MKNIAILGSTGSIGTSTLDICERYPERYRVVSLAAGTNLDLAFQQCVRWRPQVISVATEELATQLTQKLKAAGVTGTEVVYGAAGTVRVATLPEVNFVVSAIVGVAGLEATYAAVNAGKTIGLANKEAMVAAGELIIAAAKKNNVTILPIDSEHNAIHQAMRAGTADEVKQIWLTASGGPFRNTPLKDFEHITPAQALKHPTWVMGQRITIDSATMLNKGLEIIEACRLFDLPPSKVKVTIHPQSTIHSLVEYVDGSILAQLSVTDMRLPILYAMAYPERVPSELTFDMATLAQLDFQQPDFERFPCLRLSYEAAENGASHCIALNAADEIAVAAFLKGDLPFMGIPRTIERVLEQTPTANPATIAEVLEADTTARATARQIASETLARA, from the coding sequence ATGAAAAACATCGCTATTCTCGGTTCCACCGGCTCCATTGGAACCAGCACCCTGGACATTTGCGAACGCTACCCGGAGCGTTATCGCGTGGTCTCACTCGCCGCCGGAACGAACCTGGATCTGGCTTTCCAGCAGTGTGTGCGCTGGCGTCCGCAGGTGATCTCCGTTGCCACAGAAGAACTGGCCACGCAGCTGACGCAGAAGCTGAAGGCCGCAGGCGTTACCGGCACGGAAGTTGTCTATGGAGCCGCCGGTACGGTTCGCGTGGCGACGCTGCCGGAAGTGAACTTCGTGGTGAGCGCCATTGTGGGTGTTGCCGGTCTGGAAGCCACCTACGCCGCGGTGAACGCAGGCAAGACGATCGGCCTGGCGAATAAAGAAGCGATGGTGGCTGCGGGTGAACTGATCATTGCTGCAGCAAAGAAGAACAATGTCACCATTCTTCCCATCGACAGTGAGCACAACGCGATTCATCAAGCCATGCGTGCAGGCACCGCCGATGAAGTGAAGCAGATATGGCTGACCGCAAGCGGTGGCCCCTTCCGCAACACGCCGTTGAAGGACTTTGAACACATCACACCGGCGCAGGCATTGAAGCACCCGACATGGGTGATGGGACAGCGCATCACGATCGACAGCGCCACCATGTTGAACAAGGGACTTGAGATTATTGAGGCCTGCCGCCTGTTTGATCTGCCGCCGAGCAAGGTGAAGGTTACGATCCATCCGCAGTCCACCATTCACTCGTTGGTGGAGTATGTGGACGGCAGCATCCTTGCGCAGCTCTCCGTTACCGACATGCGTCTGCCTATCCTGTACGCGATGGCTTATCCCGAACGCGTGCCGAGCGAGCTGACCTTTGATATGGCGACACTGGCGCAGTTGGATTTCCAGCAGCCTGATTTCGAGCGCTTTCCATGCCTGCGGTTGTCTTATGAGGCGGCAGAAAATGGCGCATCACATTGCATTGCTCTTAACGCTGCGGATGAAATTGCGGTTGCCGCATTCCTTAAGGGTGATCTACCCTTCATGGGCATCCCACGAACCATTGAACGTGTACTGGAACAGACGCCAACAGCCAATCCGGCGACAATTGCCGAAGTTCTGGAAGCCGATACAACTGCTCGCGCCACGGCGCGTCAGATTGCATCGGAGACTCTGGCGCGCGCCTAG
- a CDS encoding thioesterase family protein: protein MPQQPFHAEARLRVRYAETDQMGVVYHANYLIWFEVGRVELMRSLGLAYADLEREHGCLIAVVSVEARYRASARYDDEIAVRTRITAMRGPVLKMAYEVVRVEDGKLLCEGSTSHVVVSREMTKRELPEPYAQAFRKLLEKEA, encoded by the coding sequence ATGCCGCAACAGCCTTTCCACGCCGAAGCCCGTCTCCGTGTCCGCTATGCCGAAACCGATCAGATGGGCGTGGTTTATCACGCGAATTATCTGATCTGGTTTGAGGTGGGGCGCGTGGAACTGATGCGTTCGCTGGGACTTGCCTATGCCGACCTGGAGAGAGAACACGGCTGCCTGATCGCGGTTGTCAGTGTGGAAGCGCGCTATCGCGCATCGGCACGCTACGACGACGAAATCGCGGTACGCACACGCATTACTGCCATGCGCGGACCAGTGTTGAAGATGGCGTATGAGGTTGTTCGCGTGGAAGACGGCAAACTGCTCTGCGAAGGCTCAACGAGCCATGTGGTGGTAAGCCGCGAGATGACGAAACGCGAGTTGCCCGAGCCGTATGCCCAGGCATTTCGCAAGCTGCTGGAAAAGGAAGCTTAA
- a CDS encoding glycosyltransferase family 2 protein translates to MNTNETTRPTISVAMIATNEEKNLPRTLAALQGWVDEIVIVDSGSKDRSPEIAVQYGAKHSYNRDFKGHAEQKNVAIAKCTGDWIILLDADEVVTPELAVEIQNALRNATVNAFWIPRLNIFMTRWMRHGGLFPDEKLRLFRRGMATVDESIGPHGTPQYDADKAYLKHHLQHYGYPDFANYLDHMNEYSTGTVVALSRRKAGTPNWALLTQSFINPFFGWVKNYIFRLGFLDGAEGLIFHLNHAVYAHWKYVKVWEARKKAVQE, encoded by the coding sequence GTGAACACGAACGAGACCACAAGACCCACTATTTCTGTGGCGATGATCGCCACCAACGAAGAGAAGAACCTGCCCCGCACGCTGGCTGCGTTGCAGGGGTGGGTGGATGAGATTGTCATCGTCGACTCCGGATCGAAAGATCGGTCGCCGGAGATTGCCGTGCAGTACGGCGCGAAGCACAGCTACAACCGTGACTTCAAAGGCCACGCAGAGCAGAAGAACGTTGCCATTGCGAAGTGCACCGGCGACTGGATCATTTTGCTGGACGCGGACGAAGTGGTGACACCGGAACTGGCAGTTGAGATTCAGAATGCGTTGCGCAATGCCACGGTAAACGCCTTCTGGATACCGCGACTGAACATCTTCATGACGCGATGGATGCGCCACGGCGGCCTGTTTCCTGATGAAAAGCTGCGCCTCTTCCGACGCGGCATGGCCACAGTCGACGAAAGCATTGGGCCGCATGGCACGCCGCAATACGATGCCGACAAGGCCTACCTGAAACATCATTTACAGCACTACGGCTATCCGGATTTCGCGAACTATCTGGACCACATGAACGAGTACTCCACCGGCACGGTGGTGGCGTTGTCACGGCGCAAAGCAGGAACGCCGAACTGGGCGCTGCTGACACAGTCATTCATCAACCCGTTCTTTGGATGGGTGAAGAACTACATCTTCCGGCTGGGCTTTCTGGACGGCGCGGAAGGCTTGATCTTCCACCTGAACCACGCCGTCTATGCCCACTGGAAATACGTGAAGGTGTGGGAAGCGCGGAAGAAGGCAGTGCAGGAATAG
- a CDS encoding TonB-dependent receptor, whose amino-acid sequence MRLFSNERFLPARARGLSAPAMALAYVLLPGAAMAQGANASLSGIVHDQTGAVVPGAHVTLTDANRGTVRTVDSNSTGVYVIPQIAPGDYVVQITSAGFAPTEQKLTLTVGQHAALDAALRVEASTSVQVQTAPETEIEREDASLSTVTGPRAIRELPLNGRDVTQLAYLSPGVVMSRRLNPDSQGLGKQISISGRRTNQVAFLLDGTDVNDAYNNTPGGASGTILGVDSVGQFRVLVSGYGAEFGRTGGGVIDEITRSGTSQLHGSAFEFVRNSAMDAKNYFDSASLPIPAFSRNQFGGALGGPISKRDFYFGNYEGLRQSLGVTTSALVPNATARATAVASVQPFLSIIPSPNSTLFNDGTGYFKTTNTNSTTEDFFVLRYDHQHSERTSWFARFQFDNANAYTPDSLQISQAHNRSRTQYLTAQTTHSFNDHLVNEARVAYNRSYYTLEYTLIKDIPDSLSFVAGRPFGSISVTGLAMIGPMRFGPNVNQLNLFQGADDLTWTIGRHTLSFGVDEQQIIFPQEAAQSQNGFYQFTSVANFMAGTASSVEVALPGSNPQREWRQHMDAAYVSDTWRANDALTLTGGIRYEHTSVPNEVNGLQATVRDVLHDTADTLGPMYTDPSKLNFAPRVGFAYVPGEKNTSIRGAFGVYFDPLWTDFYLNAGSRQPPFFTVATVSPPTFPKINVTANNYKLGRIDVVQYNPAAPYVMQWNLSVQQQLHRGLSFTLAYDANRGVHDQRAVDENQSLPTYVNGRKFFPVGTPVRNPNFTAIRYKATNGLSSYNALQAVLAWQWRDILQLRSTYIWGKSLDTSSLVTAQGSENDVPQDPDSLAAEKGLSNYDLRNYSSTFLTANLPRFFRGPRAIAEGWQFNAIGILASGAPFSALISYDSAGANFGTGPSPLRPDLVPGRSSNPVKGGPVQYFDPSAFAIAPTNYGLKPSGSYGNLGRNTLIGPGLVSFDAALAKNFSFGSRARLQLRAEVFNLPNRPNFGIPSQRNVFTSTPTSAATNMSTCLNATPTTAKIMGAPCEIPMASAGTITTTLTPSRQIQLGARFDF is encoded by the coding sequence ATGCGCTTGTTTAGCAATGAGAGATTTCTGCCCGCCCGTGCGCGTGGCTTGAGCGCGCCTGCGATGGCGCTTGCGTACGTTCTGCTGCCCGGCGCTGCCATGGCACAGGGCGCGAATGCTTCGCTGTCCGGCATTGTTCATGACCAGACGGGTGCCGTTGTTCCCGGAGCGCATGTGACGCTGACCGATGCCAACCGCGGCACGGTGCGTACGGTGGACAGCAATAGCACCGGCGTTTATGTGATTCCGCAGATTGCGCCGGGCGACTATGTGGTGCAGATTACGTCTGCGGGTTTTGCGCCCACGGAGCAGAAGCTGACGCTGACTGTGGGACAACACGCTGCGCTGGATGCTGCGTTGCGCGTGGAGGCCTCCACGAGTGTGCAGGTGCAGACGGCGCCGGAGACGGAGATTGAACGCGAAGATGCGTCGCTTTCGACGGTGACTGGGCCGCGTGCGATTCGTGAATTGCCGCTGAATGGGCGCGATGTTACGCAGCTTGCTTACTTGTCACCCGGCGTGGTGATGTCTCGGCGTTTGAATCCGGATTCACAGGGGTTGGGCAAGCAGATCAGCATTTCTGGACGTCGTACGAACCAGGTGGCGTTCCTGCTGGATGGCACCGATGTGAACGATGCCTATAACAACACGCCGGGCGGGGCGAGCGGCACCATCCTGGGTGTGGATTCGGTGGGGCAGTTCCGTGTGTTGGTGAGCGGCTATGGTGCGGAGTTTGGTCGCACCGGCGGCGGCGTGATTGACGAGATTACGCGTAGTGGAACATCGCAGCTTCATGGCAGCGCATTTGAGTTTGTTCGCAACTCCGCGATGGATGCGAAGAATTATTTCGACTCCGCTTCGTTGCCTATCCCGGCTTTCAGCCGCAATCAGTTTGGTGGCGCGCTGGGTGGTCCTATCTCGAAGCGCGATTTTTATTTTGGCAACTATGAGGGTTTGCGGCAGAGCCTGGGTGTGACCACCAGCGCACTGGTGCCGAATGCAACGGCGCGTGCGACCGCCGTGGCCAGTGTCCAGCCATTCCTTAGTATTATCCCTTCGCCAAACAGCACGCTCTTCAACGATGGCACGGGGTATTTCAAGACCACGAATACGAATAGCACCACGGAAGATTTTTTCGTGTTGCGTTACGATCATCAGCACTCCGAACGGACGAGCTGGTTTGCACGCTTCCAGTTCGATAATGCGAATGCTTACACGCCGGATTCGCTGCAGATTTCGCAGGCGCACAATCGGTCGCGCACGCAGTACCTGACGGCCCAGACGACGCATAGCTTCAATGACCATCTGGTGAACGAAGCACGTGTTGCTTACAACCGTTCGTATTACACGCTGGAATACACGCTGATTAAGGACATTCCGGATTCGCTGTCTTTCGTCGCGGGACGGCCGTTTGGTTCCATCAGCGTGACTGGTTTGGCGATGATTGGGCCCATGCGCTTTGGTCCGAATGTGAACCAACTGAACCTGTTCCAGGGTGCGGATGATCTGACGTGGACGATTGGCCGCCATACGCTGTCGTTTGGTGTCGACGAGCAGCAGATCATCTTCCCGCAGGAAGCTGCGCAGAGCCAGAATGGGTTCTACCAGTTCACGTCTGTTGCAAATTTCATGGCGGGGACAGCGTCGAGCGTTGAGGTTGCTTTGCCAGGATCGAATCCGCAGCGCGAGTGGCGGCAACACATGGATGCGGCTTACGTAAGCGATACATGGCGTGCGAACGACGCACTTACGCTGACCGGCGGCATTCGTTACGAACACACTAGCGTTCCCAACGAAGTGAACGGATTGCAGGCGACCGTGCGCGATGTACTGCACGATACGGCCGACACGCTTGGCCCCATGTACACCGATCCGTCGAAGCTGAACTTCGCGCCGCGCGTTGGTTTCGCTTATGTACCGGGCGAGAAAAACACCAGCATTCGCGGCGCGTTTGGCGTGTACTTTGATCCGTTGTGGACGGACTTCTACCTGAATGCAGGCAGCCGTCAGCCTCCGTTCTTTACGGTGGCCACGGTCTCTCCGCCCACCTTCCCCAAAATTAACGTCACCGCAAACAACTACAAGCTGGGTCGCATTGACGTGGTGCAGTACAACCCTGCAGCGCCTTACGTGATGCAGTGGAACCTGAGCGTGCAACAACAACTGCACCGCGGGCTGTCGTTCACACTGGCTTACGACGCCAATCGCGGCGTACACGATCAACGCGCTGTGGACGAGAACCAGTCGCTGCCGACCTACGTGAACGGGCGCAAGTTTTTCCCGGTTGGCACTCCGGTACGCAATCCGAACTTCACCGCCATTCGCTATAAGGCAACCAACGGTCTCTCAAGCTACAACGCGTTGCAGGCAGTGTTGGCATGGCAGTGGCGCGACATTCTGCAGCTACGCTCGACCTACATCTGGGGCAAGAGCCTCGACACCAGTTCGCTAGTAACGGCACAAGGTTCTGAGAACGATGTGCCGCAGGATCCGGATTCGCTGGCTGCGGAGAAGGGCCTTAGCAACTACGATCTTCGCAACTACTCTTCGACGTTCCTGACTGCAAACCTGCCGCGCTTCTTCCGTGGGCCACGTGCGATTGCAGAGGGTTGGCAGTTCAACGCCATTGGTATTCTTGCCTCGGGTGCACCGTTCTCTGCATTGATCAGCTATGACAGCGCAGGCGCAAACTTTGGAACTGGCCCTTCGCCACTGCGGCCAGACCTGGTTCCCGGTCGCAGTTCCAACCCGGTAAAGGGTGGCCCAGTCCAATATTTCGACCCGAGTGCGTTCGCTATAGCGCCCACAAACTATGGATTGAAGCCCTCAGGGTCCTATGGAAACCTGGGAAGAAATACGCTGATCGGCCCGGGACTGGTTTCGTTTGACGCGGCTCTTGCGAAGAATTTCTCGTTCGGTAGTCGCGCTCGACTACAGCTTCGCGCTGAAGTCTTCAATCTGCCCAATCGGCCTAACTTCGGTATTCCAAGCCAGCGCAATGTCTTTACCAGTACGCCTACTTCAGCAGCAACAAACATGAGTACCTGCCTCAATGCGACGCCGACAACAGCAAAGATCATGGGTGCTCCGTGCGAGATTCCTATGGCCAGCGCCGGTACCATTACGACAACGCTCACACCGAGTCGACAGATTCAATTGGGTGCGCGCTTCGATTTCTAA
- the pncA gene encoding bifunctional nicotinamidase/pyrazinamidase, which translates to MQRIVPDMSQNALLVIDVQRDFLTGGSLEVPKGEEVIPVINRLGKKFAEIALTQDWHPADHISFASTHGKQAFVETVEAAYGTQALWPDHTIQDSAGAELSPDLELPHAGLILRKGFRRDIDSYSAFLENDHTTSTGLAGYFRDKGVTDLYLCGLAWDYCVGFSALDGKQFGFNITVITDAVRGIDPQSMAEMSKKWQAAGVSTITSEVLLGR; encoded by the coding sequence ATGCAAAGGATCGTGCCGGATATGTCGCAGAATGCACTGCTTGTCATTGACGTTCAGAGGGACTTTCTTACGGGTGGTTCGCTGGAGGTTCCCAAGGGTGAGGAAGTGATTCCCGTTATCAATCGTTTGGGCAAGAAATTTGCCGAGATTGCGCTGACGCAGGACTGGCACCCGGCTGACCACATCTCATTCGCGTCGACACATGGCAAGCAGGCCTTTGTGGAGACTGTAGAGGCCGCTTACGGAACGCAGGCACTCTGGCCCGACCACACGATCCAGGACAGCGCGGGGGCAGAACTATCGCCTGATCTGGAGCTTCCTCACGCCGGTCTGATTCTGCGCAAAGGATTTCGTCGCGACATCGACTCCTACTCTGCCTTCCTGGAAAACGATCACACGACCTCTACCGGTCTGGCTGGATACTTCCGCGATAAGGGAGTTACTGACCTTTATCTGTGTGGACTTGCCTGGGATTACTGCGTGGGTTTTTCGGCGCTGGATGGCAAGCAGTTTGGATTCAACATCACCGTCATCACAGATGCAGTGCGGGGTATCGATCCGCAATCCATGGCGGAGATGTCAAAGAAATGGCAGGCGGCCGGTGTGAGCACCATCACAAGCGAAGTGCTGCTGGGCCGTTAA
- a CDS encoding helix-turn-helix domain-containing protein, which produces MATMMAPVEQREVLRCDHCSLVQFRSANSLCRKCRKPLDVEEPEPVAAPALSLVPPAAQSSDDSGIQVATAVRDLRRVRNLSQRQLAGRMNVPRTYISKIENGKAMPTLSSLERLARALQVDISALLRDAKTRHKDEAAVLMADPFLAEIAQFCSQLDALQKSIFLNHVRELASGRRRMA; this is translated from the coding sequence ATGGCAACCATGATGGCACCCGTCGAACAGCGGGAGGTACTTCGTTGCGATCACTGCAGCCTGGTTCAGTTCCGGTCTGCAAACTCGCTTTGCCGCAAGTGCCGCAAGCCCCTGGATGTGGAAGAGCCTGAGCCGGTTGCGGCTCCCGCGCTTTCGCTGGTTCCGCCGGCTGCACAGTCGTCGGACGACAGCGGCATACAGGTGGCTACCGCCGTGCGCGATCTGCGTCGCGTACGCAACCTGAGCCAGCGTCAGCTTGCTGGCCGCATGAACGTCCCCCGCACCTATATCAGCAAGATTGAGAACGGCAAAGCGATGCCGACCCTCAGCAGCCTCGAGCGTCTGGCTCGGGCTCTGCAGGTGGACATCTCCGCTCTTCTGCGCGACGCAAAGACGCGTCACAAGGACGAAGCCGCTGTTCTCATGGCAGATCCGTTCCTGGCAGAGATTGCTCAGTTCTGCTCGCAACTGGACGCGCTGCAGAAGTCGATCTTCCTCAACCATGTGCGCGAACTGGCCAGCGGCCGTCGCCGGATGGCGTAG
- a CDS encoding HU family DNA-binding protein, with product MTKADLVDGVTASGDLTRRDGEVIVDTFFEGIIDAIRSDEKVEIRGFGSFRIRQRNARIGRNPKTGDKVEVPAKRVPYFKPSKELRDLVNAPEPSA from the coding sequence ATGACCAAGGCAGATCTCGTAGATGGCGTGACCGCCTCCGGCGACCTTACCCGCCGTGATGGTGAAGTCATTGTGGACACGTTCTTCGAGGGCATCATTGATGCCATCCGCAGCGATGAGAAGGTGGAGATCCGCGGCTTCGGATCGTTCCGCATTCGCCAGCGGAATGCGCGCATCGGACGCAATCCCAAGACAGGCGACAAGGTAGAAGTGCCCGCGAAGCGCGTGCCCTACTTCAAGCCGTCCAAGGAACTCCGCGATCTGGTCAACGCCCCGGAACCTTCCGCTTAA
- a CDS encoding proline dehydrogenase family protein, which produces MLRSLLISLSQNHTLRGIMEQSAPGRKLSSRFVAGLTVDDALRVTRDLNAQGFAVTADALGESVRSEAEALAAADVYHRLLDGITAGKLNANVSVKLTGVGMDVSPELAERTTGDIVAHAAHEGNFVRIDMEGTPYTEATIALTERLAQQYPGAVGTVLQAYLFRTADDTARLLKQGIRIRLCKGAYKEAGDVAFPAKSDVDANYVKLMQTMLPSGVFCGIATHDPAMVDATERFAAENNIPRSAFEFQMLYGVKRDLQRELLRRGYGVRIYLPFGTDWYPYFMRRLAERPANVLFLLRNLVSN; this is translated from the coding sequence ATGCTTCGTTCTCTCCTGATCTCTCTTTCCCAGAACCACACTTTGCGCGGCATCATGGAGCAGTCGGCTCCCGGTCGTAAGCTGTCCAGTCGTTTTGTCGCCGGTCTCACCGTAGACGACGCGCTTCGCGTCACGCGCGATCTGAATGCGCAGGGATTCGCCGTCACCGCGGATGCGTTGGGTGAAAGCGTGCGGTCAGAAGCGGAAGCACTCGCCGCTGCGGACGTCTACCATCGGCTGCTCGACGGCATCACAGCGGGCAAGCTGAACGCGAATGTAAGCGTGAAGCTCACTGGCGTGGGCATGGATGTTTCGCCGGAACTGGCGGAACGCACCACCGGCGACATCGTGGCACACGCCGCGCATGAGGGGAACTTCGTTCGCATCGACATGGAGGGCACGCCTTACACTGAGGCGACCATCGCTCTCACAGAGCGGCTGGCCCAGCAATATCCCGGCGCGGTCGGAACCGTGCTGCAGGCATACCTGTTTCGCACTGCCGATGACACAGCACGCCTCCTGAAACAAGGCATTCGCATTCGGCTGTGCAAAGGCGCTTACAAAGAAGCTGGCGACGTTGCCTTTCCTGCCAAGTCGGACGTGGACGCGAACTATGTGAAGTTGATGCAGACAATGCTCCCTTCAGGAGTCTTCTGCGGCATCGCCACACATGACCCCGCAATGGTGGATGCCACCGAACGTTTCGCCGCAGAAAACAACATTCCGCGGTCCGCGTTTGAGTTTCAAATGCTCTACGGTGTGAAACGAGACTTGCAGCGCGAACTGCTGCGCCGCGGTTATGGCGTGCGCATCTATCTCCCCTTCGGCACAGACTGGTATCCGTACTTCATGCGCCGACTGGCGGAGCGTCCTGCCAACGTTCTTTTCCTCTTGCGCAACCTCGTGTCCAATTAA
- a CDS encoding isoprenyl transferase, whose translation MPLTQPLRIHELSPKELEVYRTLDPARIPEHVAIIMDGNGRWAGKRAMKRFLGHQQGAESVQFVVETASRINLPFLTLYAFSLENNLRRPKAEVSFLMKLLKNYLVGNVKRMQDNNVRMNYIGRTHELPEEVQETMKWAQAETAKNTGTTLTLALNYGSRAEIVDATRSILRDLMEEAHRRGCSVEDLLSVQGGVESIDDETMSHHMYTRNMPDPDLLIRTSGEMRISNYLLWQIAYSELFVTDRLWPDFRGEHLLEGIAAFQQRSRRFGGLDTEFTDESLPDPQMPQAATPEMVSR comes from the coding sequence TTGCCCCTGACCCAGCCCTTGCGAATCCACGAGCTTTCCCCGAAGGAACTCGAGGTGTATCGCACGCTGGATCCGGCCCGCATCCCCGAACACGTTGCCATCATTATGGATGGCAATGGACGCTGGGCAGGCAAGCGCGCCATGAAGCGCTTCCTCGGTCACCAACAGGGCGCGGAGAGCGTTCAGTTCGTTGTCGAGACGGCATCGCGTATCAATCTTCCGTTCCTCACGCTGTATGCGTTTTCGCTTGAAAACAATCTGCGTCGCCCTAAGGCGGAAGTCAGCTTCCTCATGAAGCTGCTGAAAAATTACCTCGTCGGCAATGTGAAGCGCATGCAGGACAACAACGTCCGCATGAACTACATTGGCCGCACCCACGAACTGCCGGAAGAAGTGCAGGAAACCATGAAGTGGGCGCAGGCAGAGACGGCAAAGAACACCGGCACAACTCTGACGCTGGCGCTCAACTACGGTTCGCGTGCTGAGATTGTGGACGCAACGCGTTCCATCCTGCGCGACCTCATGGAAGAAGCGCATCGCCGCGGCTGTTCGGTAGAAGATCTGTTGAGTGTGCAGGGCGGCGTCGAGTCCATCGACGACGAAACCATGTCGCACCACATGTACACGCGCAACATGCCCGATCCGGATCTGCTGATCCGCACCAGCGGCGAGATGCGCATCTCCAACTATCTGCTGTGGCAGATCGCGTACTCCGAGCTGTTCGTTACAGACCGTCTGTGGCCGGACTTCCGTGGAGAGCATCTGCTGGAAGGCATTGCAGCGTTCCAACAGCGCAGCCGCCGCTTCGGTGGTCTCGATACCGAATTTACCGACGAATCGCTACCTGATCCGCAGATGCCGCAGGCCGCAACGCCGGAGATGGTTAGCCGCTAG